GGGATAGCATTTTATCTATTCTACAAATGCCTAATGGCGTTCCGGTTGCCACGGTTGCACTTAATGCAGCACAAAATGCAGGTATTTTGGCGGCCCAAATTATTGGAAGCAGCCATCCTGAAATCGCTGAAAAACTAGACCTTTTTAAACAAAACTTAAAGGAAAAAGTATTGAATTCCTAAGCAGCCTTATTGTTGTTAATTTTTACATGAGAGGCTATCTTCTCAAACAATTGTTCAGGCTTATAAGGCTTGGGTAAAAAATCAGTTGCGCCTATCTCTAAAATCTTTTCTCTGGTATCATTAAATGCATCCGCAGTTAGGGCGATAATGGGCACATCATGATCTAAAACCTTGGAATTTGGATCCCGAATTAGTCGAGTAGCCTCATATCCATCCATTTCAGGCATTTGTAAGTCCATTAATACTAAATTAAATTCAGTATTGTTCAATATTTCAATAGCTTCAATTCCATTATTGGCCACGGTAACCATGGTTTTCCATTTGGCAAGCATTTGCTTGGCCACAATTTGGTTCATTTTATTATCTTCTACCAATAAAATATGCAATCCTTCAAACTCCGAAACAGTGATTAGGTTAGCATGTGTTTCATTTTCCAAAACCTGATTTTGAACCACTTCATATACCAATTGGATGGTAAAGGTGGTTCCAACTCCTTCCTCACTTTCAACTTGAATCGTTCCTCCCTGCATCTCTACCAAACGCTTGGTAATGGACAGGCCTAAACCTGTACCTCCATATTTTCTGGTATTATCGAGCTTTGCTTGTGTAAAACTCTCAAAAACCGATTCCAATTTATTCTGCGGTATCCCAATTCCGGTATCTTTTACTTGAATTTCGAGTAATAATTTTCCATCCCAAATTTTCAAAGCCTTCCCAATAATTTCAACTCGTCCATTCTCTGTAAATTTAACTGCATTCCCTACCAAATTAGTTAATACTTGGTTTAAGCGGTAAGGGTCTCCTTTGAGCACTTTTGGAATACTTTCATCTAACTTAACGGAGAGAGACAGTCCTCTTTTCTTAGCCTGGATCGACAAAGTTTTATCCAGGTGTTTGAAAATGCTATTGGGTAGAAAATCAATTTTTTCAAATAGTATTTTCCCCGCCTCCATTTTGGAAAAATCAAGAATATCATTGATAATCACCAACAGATTCTCGCCCGAATTTCGAATGTAATTAAGGTTTTCCAATACATCTGCAGGCAATTGTTCTTTAACCAACATCTCCGAAATACCAATAATAGCATTCATTGGGGTTCGAATCTCATGGCTCATATTGCTCAAAAACTGCGATTTTACCTGTGCTGCGGCCAAGGCATCATCTTTGGCTTTAGTCAATTCCCTTTCATTCCTTTCTAAATTATCTCTCATGGTCACCAAACTATGACCAAGTATATCCACTTCACTTAATGGCGAAAATTCAGCATTGTACTCTCTGTTACCAATTTTTTCTGCAAATACCGCAGTTTTCCTGAGTGATTCTGTCAGGATATTTACCGCCCGAATCATTTCACCAATCTCATCTTCCCTGGATGTATCATTTAACTTCTGTAAATTACCCTTTCCTAATTCCAAAACGATGGACCGAATTTCATTAATTGGCTTGGTAATCAAATTGGCAAAAAATCCGGAGAACAGCAAACTTACAACCACAAATAAGGCAACCAATAACAGAATCATCATCTTAAGATTCTGGTTTGATTTCTGAAGAATCTCTTCCCCATCCATTTTCTCCTTATTCAACATATTTTCCAAAATAGCCAAATCGTCCTTTAATTGAGCCGAAATTGGTATTACATTCTCTTCTATGGCACTTTCACAAATAAACTTTTTTAACGGATCATCATAGTGTTCAAACTTATCTAACTCATTCATTATCTGCTTCTCTACAGATATAAGTTCTTCATAATCCTTCAAGGTTTTGTTTAATTGATCTATCTCTTTTGGATTTTTCCAGTAATAACTCAAATCCTTCAGAATACTCTTTAATTTAGGGTAATCCTTGGAAATCAACTTTCTTAAAGCCTGCTTATCTGCTTCG
The window above is part of the Bacteroidia bacterium genome. Proteins encoded here:
- a CDS encoding response regulator; the protein is MFSSNILKPGINRLVLLGYLALIILFIITAGIIAHTLRQNTEIRQTISEKIDPSINKVQEFNLLITNSKMYTTNWVYLRSNEADKQALRKLISKDYPKLKSILKDLSYYWKNPKEIDQLNKTLKDYEELISVEKQIMNELDKFEHYDDPLKKFICESAIEENVIPISAQLKDDLAILENMLNKEKMDGEEILQKSNQNLKMMILLLVALFVVVSLLFSGFFANLITKPINEIRSIVLELGKGNLQKLNDTSREDEIGEMIRAVNILTESLRKTAVFAEKIGNREYNAEFSPLSEVDILGHSLVTMRDNLERNERELTKAKDDALAAAQVKSQFLSNMSHEIRTPMNAIIGISEMLVKEQLPADVLENLNYIRNSGENLLVIINDILDFSKMEAGKILFEKIDFLPNSIFKHLDKTLSIQAKKRGLSLSVKLDESIPKVLKGDPYRLNQVLTNLVGNAVKFTENGRVEIIGKALKIWDGKLLLEIQVKDTGIGIPQNKLESVFESFTQAKLDNTRKYGGTGLGLSITKRLVEMQGGTIQVESEEGVGTTFTIQLVYEVVQNQVLENETHANLITVSEFEGLHILLVEDNKMNQIVAKQMLAKWKTMVTVANNGIEAIEILNNTEFNLVLMDLQMPEMDGYEATRLIRDPNSKVLDHDVPIIALTADAFNDTREKILEIGATDFLPKPYKPEQLFEKIASHVKINNNKAA